Proteins from a genomic interval of Streptomyces sp. NBC_00820:
- a CDS encoding zinc ribbon domain-containing protein, producing MPHLICSAGARWPSPVGIPPCTNPRLTLADRTFHCTNCTLTIDRDLNAARNIAQHAVPTDQPVAPGKEETQNARRASIRPPGPRAGRQEAKKREDTDPPRPVPPRRSDPLTLFTLDDNGHELSKRS from the coding sequence GTGCCTCATCTGATCTGCTCCGCCGGGGCCAGGTGGCCGTCCCCGGTTGGAATCCCGCCCTGCACGAACCCACGCCTCACGCTCGCGGACAGGACGTTCCACTGCACCAACTGCACCCTCACGATCGACCGGGACCTCAACGCCGCACGCAACATCGCCCAGCACGCGGTCCCCACCGATCAACCCGTCGCCCCTGGTAAAGAGGAGACACAAAACGCCCGCCGAGCCTCTATAAGACCACCTGGCCCACGGGCCGGACGGCAAGAGGCGAAGAAACGGGAAGACACCGACCCACCACGGCCCGTGCCACCTCGGCGGAGCGATCCGCTGACGCTCTTCACCCTCGACGACAACGGACACGAGCTATCAAAGCGCTCCTAG